The Chitinophagales bacterium genome has a window encoding:
- a CDS encoding serine hydrolase, which translates to MTAPIRILGLAALWILLINGTALAQTKVAAQSRWVDSVYNALSETERIGQLFMVAAYSGGRDYNEDAITELVANHQVGGLIFMQGTPEAQAKQNNKYQQMANVPLLIGMDAEWGLGMRLTGVRDMPRQMMVGATMDTALAYRLGEAIAAQCKRLGVHINFAPVVDVNNNPKNPIINARSFGEDKEWVAKLGIAYMRGLQDNGIMACAKHFPGHGDTETDSHKDLPTINKSLAQLEALEFYPFRRMIDAGVQSMMVAHLDIPALEKEPHIPTTLSSNTINVYLKSKMGFQGLVFTDALNMQGVAKYFEPGDVDLRAFMAGNDVLLFSQDVPTAINKIQAAINEDKISRMELELRVKKILAAKYRAGLANRKDVKVENATADLNRSTDELIYQMSEASATFVRDRNQLVNKLIRKSGTVSYIGVNASGSTDLYNELKTELTGIKAKWLPKGSSTAAVNALVTAASATDICIVAVHDMGFYPSSGGRYGLDAQQMSFLKQVQARKNVILVLMGNPYLLQHFCSFRTVFTGYEDNEQSEKVMASVMLGVTVANGKLPVTPCDGMVMETAPKLLAEKPKATKDNVVDMLEPTYFIEDAGVVNRDALDKLNLFLERSVVDGVFPGCQVLAAKNGKVFYNRAFGYYDAYKSIKVDTNSIYDVASLTKVLATTLAVMELYDQGKLDLDKTLSYYLPWVKGTDKERLQIRDLLLHQAGLKSWIPFYTETLDSNGKPDKAIYSNKADANFSVPVARDLYIRKDYRDTIWKTILTVPLENKGRYVYSDLDFYFLAAVVEKLTGKTLDAYVDEHFYQPMGLKRITYNPLSKFSSSVIVPTENDMYFRMQTIRGYVHDQGASMFGGVAGHAGIFANAHDVAAIFQMLVQGGTYNGKRFFKKETVAYFTAYNSRLSRRGLGFDKPDADPYDAGPAGERCSGYTFGHQGFTGTCAWADPETGVVFVFLSNRVNPSADNKKINHQSTRTVAQDYIYEALGIPVNRNRANVKKEQMAKVH; encoded by the coding sequence ATGACTGCCCCGATACGTATATTAGGTTTAGCTGCTTTATGGATACTTCTTATTAATGGAACTGCTTTGGCGCAGACGAAAGTTGCCGCCCAAAGCAGGTGGGTAGATAGTGTGTACAATGCTCTTAGTGAAACGGAGCGTATAGGCCAGTTGTTCATGGTGGCAGCATACTCCGGGGGGAGAGACTATAATGAAGACGCTATTACCGAACTAGTGGCCAATCACCAGGTAGGGGGACTGATATTCATGCAGGGCACGCCCGAAGCACAGGCAAAACAGAACAACAAATACCAGCAGATGGCCAATGTACCCCTGCTGATAGGTATGGATGCGGAATGGGGACTGGGTATGAGGCTTACAGGCGTGCGCGATATGCCGCGCCAGATGATGGTAGGTGCAACTATGGATACAGCATTGGCATACAGGTTGGGCGAAGCCATCGCTGCACAGTGTAAAAGGTTGGGTGTCCATATCAACTTTGCACCGGTAGTAGATGTCAATAACAACCCAAAGAATCCCATCATCAATGCTCGGTCGTTTGGTGAGGATAAAGAATGGGTAGCTAAGCTGGGTATAGCTTATATGCGTGGCTTGCAGGATAATGGTATAATGGCTTGTGCCAAACACTTTCCCGGGCACGGCGATACAGAAACAGATTCACATAAAGACCTGCCAACTATTAATAAGAGCCTGGCACAATTGGAAGCATTGGAGTTTTACCCTTTTCGCAGGATGATAGACGCGGGTGTACAGAGCATGATGGTGGCGCACCTGGATATACCCGCACTGGAAAAGGAACCACATATTCCTACAACACTTTCAAGTAATACCATTAATGTGTACCTGAAAAGCAAAATGGGTTTTCAAGGGTTGGTGTTTACCGATGCGCTGAACATGCAGGGTGTAGCCAAATACTTTGAGCCGGGGGATGTGGACCTGAGGGCGTTTATGGCAGGTAATGATGTATTGCTTTTCTCGCAGGATGTACCAACAGCTATCAACAAGATACAGGCTGCTATTAATGAGGATAAGATATCGAGGATGGAGCTGGAACTGCGGGTTAAGAAGATATTGGCTGCCAAATACAGGGCCGGACTGGCCAACCGTAAAGATGTAAAAGTAGAGAATGCAACTGCCGACCTGAACAGGAGTACCGACGAACTGATATACCAGATGTCAGAAGCATCAGCCACTTTTGTGCGCGACAGGAACCAGTTGGTAAATAAACTCATTCGCAAGTCGGGTACCGTGAGTTATATCGGTGTAAATGCCAGTGGTTCTACCGACTTGTATAATGAACTGAAAACAGAACTGACGGGTATCAAAGCAAAATGGCTGCCTAAAGGTTCTTCAACGGCTGCTGTAAATGCATTAGTTACTGCTGCATCTGCTACAGATATATGTATTGTTGCGGTACACGATATGGGTTTTTATCCTTCATCAGGTGGCCGTTATGGATTAGATGCGCAACAGATGTCTTTCCTGAAACAGGTGCAGGCAAGGAAGAATGTGATACTCGTACTGATGGGTAACCCTTACCTGCTGCAGCACTTCTGTAGCTTCAGAACAGTATTTACAGGTTATGAAGATAATGAGCAGTCTGAAAAGGTAATGGCCAGTGTGATGCTGGGAGTAACCGTTGCAAATGGCAAGCTGCCGGTTACTCCTTGTGATGGTATGGTGATGGAAACCGCACCAAAACTGCTGGCTGAAAAACCTAAGGCAACGAAAGACAATGTGGTTGACATGCTGGAGCCGACCTACTTTATAGAGGATGCGGGCGTGGTGAACAGGGATGCGCTGGATAAGCTGAACCTGTTCCTTGAGCGTAGTGTGGTAGACGGTGTATTCCCGGGTTGCCAGGTACTGGCGGCTAAGAACGGTAAGGTGTTTTACAACAGGGCATTTGGCTACTATGATGCATACAAGAGTATCAAGGTAGATACCAACTCTATTTATGATGTGGCGTCTCTTACCAAAGTGCTGGCTACTACGCTTGCTGTAATGGAATTGTATGACCAGGGTAAACTGGATCTGGATAAAACATTAAGCTATTACCTGCCCTGGGTGAAGGGAACAGATAAAGAACGCCTGCAGATACGTGACCTGCTGCTACACCAGGCAGGCCTGAAAAGCTGGATACCATTCTATACAGAGACCCTGGATAGTAATGGTAAGCCTGACAAAGCTATATACAGCAACAAGGCTGATGCCAATTTCTCAGTACCGGTTGCAAGAGACCTGTATATACGTAAAGATTACAGGGATACGATATGGAAGACCATACTGACTGTACCACTGGAGAATAAAGGCAGGTATGTGTATAGCGACCTTGACTTTTACTTTCTTGCGGCAGTGGTTGAGAAGCTGACAGGAAAAACACTGGACGCTTATGTTGATGAACATTTCTATCAACCAATGGGCCTGAAAAGGATTACTTATAATCCACTAAGCAAATTCTCTTCTTCTGTTATCGTACCTACTGAGAACGATATGTACTTCCGTATGCAGACAATCAGGGGGTACGTGCACGACCAGGGGGCATCTATGTTTGGAGGGGTGGCCGGACATGCAGGTATTTTTGCCAATGCACATGATGTGGCAGCGATTTTCCAGATGCTGGTACAGGGCGGCACCTACAATGGCAAGCGCTTCTTCAAAAAAGAGACTGTTGCCTATTTCACAGCATACAATTCAAGATTAAGCCGCAGGGGATTAGGCTTTGATAAACCGGATGCAGATCCATATGATGCTGGACCGGCGGGAGAGCGGTGCAGCGGTTATACATTCGGGCACCAGGGTTTTACAGGCACATGTGCATGGGCCGACCCTGAAACTGGCGTAGTATTCGTGTTCTTATCCAACAGGGTAAATCCTTCTGCAGACAATAAAAAGATCAATCACCAGTCTACCCGTACCGTAGCACAGGACTACATTTACGAAGCATTAGGTATTCCTGTGAACAGGAACAGGGCGAATGTGAAAAAAGAACAAATGGCAAAGGTTCATTAG
- a CDS encoding outer membrane beta-barrel protein: MYIRLLLLSVLSVALSTVATAQPYTIKGVVSDTVNMNNLNNASITLIHAEDSVLESFTRTKPDGSFSLAVGSKGKYILLSVFPGFADYVDKIEVKGDQILDLGEIPMVSRTHLMKEFVFTDQFAAIKIKGDTVEYVADSFKVKDNATVEELLKKLPGLQVDKDGNIQAHGQKVEKLLVDGEEFFTDDPAVVSKSLQAKAVDKVQVFDKKSEQAEFTGIDDGEVTRTVNLQLKDNMKKGYFGKVATGGGAGDDQNYFENQAMMNYFKGKKKVSAFGIVANTGKIGLGWEDRDKYGGGDDNTSFEDGVMYTTSSNDEFESWSGKYNGRGFPKAWTGGLHYSDKWNEDKHHLSGNYRYAKQNIESIDNTFAQVILPNSQQFSDQSEDEFKTGQRHKVDGLYEWKTDSLSTLKLTASVNYTNSRNESKFTQYNMNGDGDTTLDNTRLTNNDATTKRLLSSLTWKKKFNKKRRTFLVTMSERYEESESTGFLNSVNISALNGGVVETTDQKKQNTSGALTLGGNAVYTEPITKAMAVSVEYKLAVNNSSSERATYNKANPNADVYNELDSVYSNNYAYNIVTHTGGTNLNWDYKKVDFSTGLSAANTNFTQRDLRVDTAFSYGVVNLFPKAMLRYKISKQTSIRFNYYGNTRQPTIQQVQPLKDNTNPNNVAIGNSNLKQEFRNTFSLNANDYKVLSGRWIYLYSSFNLIDNSITRSESIDNLGRRTYQYINVDGNYSGYAGGGIGKRITKLNARIGGNFNTSINRTNNMVNGVKNVSNYNMYSVGLNGGYESKDEKIDIEFNTDYTYNDNKATISTQATSYWTIENTLNISVELPLKFEIGTDVNWYVRQRTVVFDRNNNVLRWNAYLSKKFLKNDQLELRASAYDILNQNKGFSRYASSNQITENNYNTIRRYGLISLIWNFTKMSAGATPENNAANFIVN, encoded by the coding sequence ATGTATATACGCTTACTACTACTCTCTGTTCTATCTGTAGCCTTATCAACCGTAGCTACTGCACAACCCTATACGATAAAGGGTGTGGTGTCCGATACCGTAAACATGAATAACCTGAACAATGCAAGCATTACACTGATACATGCAGAAGATTCTGTTTTAGAGTCTTTTACCCGTACAAAGCCCGACGGTTCGTTTTCCTTGGCTGTTGGCAGCAAGGGAAAGTATATCCTGCTAAGCGTATTTCCCGGTTTTGCAGACTACGTGGATAAAATAGAAGTAAAAGGAGATCAAATACTGGACCTTGGAGAGATACCTATGGTGTCGCGTACGCACCTGATGAAGGAGTTTGTATTCACCGACCAGTTTGCAGCGATAAAGATAAAAGGAGACACGGTAGAATATGTAGCAGATAGCTTTAAAGTGAAAGATAACGCTACTGTTGAGGAGTTACTGAAAAAACTGCCGGGCCTGCAGGTAGATAAAGATGGTAATATCCAGGCACATGGCCAGAAAGTAGAAAAACTGCTTGTAGATGGTGAAGAATTTTTTACGGATGATCCTGCTGTTGTATCAAAAAGTTTACAGGCCAAAGCTGTAGATAAGGTACAGGTGTTTGATAAAAAGAGTGAGCAGGCTGAATTTACAGGAATAGATGATGGTGAAGTGACACGAACGGTAAACCTGCAACTGAAGGACAACATGAAGAAGGGCTATTTTGGTAAGGTAGCTACCGGCGGCGGAGCAGGTGACGACCAGAATTATTTTGAGAACCAGGCCATGATGAACTATTTTAAAGGGAAGAAAAAAGTATCGGCTTTTGGTATTGTGGCTAATACAGGCAAAATAGGCCTTGGTTGGGAAGACAGGGACAAATATGGAGGGGGTGATGACAACACTAGTTTTGAAGATGGTGTAATGTATACTACCAGTTCAAATGACGAATTTGAAAGCTGGAGCGGTAAATACAACGGCCGCGGTTTCCCCAAAGCATGGACAGGAGGTCTACATTATTCTGATAAATGGAATGAAGACAAACATCACCTGTCAGGTAATTACCGCTATGCCAAACAGAACATAGAGTCAATTGACAATACATTCGCACAGGTTATATTGCCCAACTCGCAACAATTCAGTGATCAGTCGGAAGATGAATTCAAAACCGGGCAACGACATAAAGTAGATGGATTATATGAATGGAAGACCGACAGCTTGTCTACCCTGAAGCTAACTGCATCAGTAAACTATACCAACTCCCGCAACGAATCTAAGTTCACCCAATACAATATGAATGGTGATGGTGATACTACGTTAGATAATACGAGGCTGACCAACAATGACGCCACAACAAAGCGGTTACTCAGTTCGCTGACATGGAAGAAGAAATTCAATAAAAAGAGGAGGACATTCCTGGTTACCATGTCAGAGAGGTATGAAGAGTCAGAAAGTACAGGATTTTTGAATTCGGTTAATATCTCAGCGTTAAACGGTGGTGTAGTAGAAACAACTGACCAGAAAAAGCAAAACACAAGTGGAGCACTTACGCTGGGCGGTAACGCTGTTTATACAGAGCCGATAACCAAAGCAATGGCAGTATCAGTAGAGTATAAGCTTGCAGTGAACAATAGTTCATCTGAACGGGCTACATACAACAAAGCCAATCCCAATGCTGATGTGTATAATGAACTGGATTCTGTATACAGCAACAACTATGCTTATAATATTGTAACGCATACAGGCGGAACGAACCTGAACTGGGACTACAAGAAGGTAGACTTTTCAACAGGGCTTTCAGCTGCCAATACGAACTTTACACAACGTGACCTCAGGGTAGATACAGCTTTTTCCTATGGTGTTGTCAACCTATTTCCGAAAGCAATGCTACGTTACAAGATCAGCAAGCAAACAAGTATCCGGTTCAACTACTATGGTAATACAAGACAGCCTACCATACAGCAGGTGCAACCTTTAAAGGATAATACCAACCCCAATAATGTAGCTATAGGTAACTCGAACCTGAAGCAGGAGTTCAGGAATACATTCAGCCTGAATGCGAATGATTATAAAGTACTGAGCGGGCGCTGGATATACCTGTACAGTAGTTTTAACCTCATTGACAATTCCATAACCCGTTCGGAAAGTATTGACAATCTCGGCAGGCGTACCTACCAATATATAAACGTAGATGGGAACTATAGCGGCTATGCAGGTGGCGGAATAGGGAAAAGGATAACAAAACTGAATGCCCGAATAGGTGGTAACTTCAATACCAGCATCAACAGGACCAACAATATGGTAAACGGTGTGAAGAACGTCAGTAACTACAATATGTATTCTGTAGGGCTGAATGGCGGTTATGAATCGAAAGATGAGAAAATAGATATTGAATTCAATACAGACTATACCTATAACGACAATAAGGCTACTATCAGCACACAGGCTACCAGTTATTGGACTATTGAGAACACCCTCAATATATCGGTAGAATTACCATTGAAATTTGAGATCGGTACTGATGTGAACTGGTATGTCAGGCAGCGAACAGTTGTTTTCGACAGGAACAATAATGTGCTACGCTGGAACGCCTACCTGTCAAAGAAATTCCTGAAGAACGATCAATTGGAATTACGCGCATCGGCTTATGATATACTTAACCAGAACAAAGGCTTCAGCAGGTATGCCAGCAGCAACCAGATAACAGAGAATAACTATAACACAATACGCCGGTATGGATTGATAAGCCTGATATGGAACTTTACCAAAATGTCTGCCGGGGCCACTCCTGAGAACAATGCCGCTAATTTCATCGTGAATTAA
- a CDS encoding GLPGLI family protein, whose translation MKKLYIILFVLLTVTEVKAQHTQEGKIEYVRSTNLHRMIDQMDDEDKEWINKMRSQIPVHNVHYFDLYFTPKHSLYKPGKESEQTVNFWFARTPAAENIVYTDFLTGNVTAQKQVYEEKFLVKDSMRKIKWTIKDEVRTIAEYKCRKAVGVMYDSVYVIAFYTEDIPASGGPEMFGMLPGMIMEVAVPRLHTTWIASKVEYIKPDEKELVPPKKGKETTQKEMQSTLSTSLQRWGKFADRAVWWSLL comes from the coding sequence ATGAAAAAGCTATATATCATATTGTTTGTATTACTGACTGTAACAGAGGTTAAAGCACAGCATACGCAGGAAGGGAAAATTGAGTATGTACGTAGTACTAACCTGCATCGCATGATCGATCAGATGGACGACGAGGATAAAGAGTGGATCAACAAAATGCGCTCGCAGATACCGGTTCATAACGTACATTATTTTGATTTGTACTTTACTCCCAAGCACAGTTTGTACAAGCCGGGAAAAGAATCAGAGCAGACGGTCAATTTCTGGTTTGCCCGTACTCCTGCTGCTGAGAATATAGTATATACTGATTTTCTTACGGGCAATGTAACAGCACAAAAACAAGTATACGAAGAAAAGTTCCTGGTGAAAGATTCTATGCGCAAGATCAAGTGGACCATAAAAGATGAGGTGCGCACTATAGCTGAATATAAATGTCGCAAGGCCGTTGGTGTGATGTACGACAGTGTATATGTCATCGCTTTTTATACGGAGGACATACCTGCCAGCGGAGGACCGGAAATGTTTGGAATGTTACCCGGTATGATCATGGAAGTGGCTGTGCCTCGCCTGCACACTACATGGATAGCATCTAAAGTAGAGTACATAAAACCGGATGAAAAAGAGTTGGTACCTCCCAAAAAAGGCAAGGAAACAACACAAAAGGAAATGCAATCCACACTCAGTACCAGTTTACAACGTTGGGGCAAGTTTGCCGACAGGGCAGTGTGGTGGTCGTTATTATAG
- a CDS encoding cystathionine gamma-synthase — protein sequence MDSKNYKIGTKMIHAGVEPDPTTGAIMTPIYQTSTYVQAAPGDHKGYEYSRTQNPTRHALEKSLAAIENGKHGLCFGSGMAATDAVIKLLSPGDEVIVANDLYGGTYRIMTKIFVNYGIKFHFIDMSNVDNINAYINENTKMIWSETPTNPMLNIVDIAGCAAIAKKNNLLLVVDNTFATPYLQNPLDLGADIVLHSATKYLGGHSDVVLGALIVNDDNLQERLAFIQNSCGAVPGPHDSWLVLRGIKTLHIRMQRHCENGKAIAEYLRSHPKVAKVLWCGFEDHPNHEIAKKQMRGFGGMMSFILKDDNVDAATEVLKKTKLFALAESLGGVESLCGHPASMTHAAIPREERIKNGLADSLIRLSVGIEDADDLIEDLKNAIG from the coding sequence ATGGATAGTAAAAATTATAAGATAGGTACCAAGATGATACATGCGGGTGTGGAGCCGGACCCGACAACCGGGGCTATTATGACACCCATTTATCAAACTTCAACATACGTACAGGCCGCGCCGGGCGACCATAAGGGTTATGAGTACTCACGTACACAAAACCCAACCCGCCATGCGCTTGAGAAATCGCTGGCTGCTATTGAGAATGGTAAGCACGGGCTTTGCTTTGGCAGTGGTATGGCGGCAACTGATGCGGTTATCAAATTACTGTCTCCCGGCGATGAGGTGATCGTTGCCAACGACCTGTATGGTGGTACATACCGCATCATGACCAAAATATTCGTCAACTACGGTATCAAGTTCCATTTCATTGACATGAGCAATGTTGACAATATCAATGCTTATATCAATGAGAACACAAAAATGATATGGTCGGAAACACCTACTAACCCGATGTTGAACATTGTGGATATAGCCGGCTGTGCAGCTATTGCTAAAAAGAACAACCTGCTGCTGGTAGTGGATAATACTTTCGCCACTCCTTATCTGCAAAACCCGCTCGACCTGGGTGCTGATATTGTTTTACACTCTGCTACCAAATACCTGGGCGGCCACTCAGATGTAGTATTAGGTGCGTTAATAGTAAATGATGACAACCTGCAGGAGCGCCTGGCATTTATACAAAACAGTTGCGGTGCCGTACCCGGTCCTCATGATAGCTGGCTGGTACTACGCGGCATAAAAACCCTGCACATACGCATGCAACGCCACTGTGAGAACGGTAAGGCTATTGCAGAATACCTCCGCTCGCACCCCAAAGTAGCTAAGGTGTTATGGTGTGGCTTTGAAGATCACCCTAACCACGAGATAGCGAAGAAACAAATGCGCGGTTTTGGTGGTATGATGTCATTCATTCTGAAAGATGATAACGTAGATGCAGCAACAGAGGTACTGAAGAAAACAAAACTATTCGCTCTGGCAGAGTCACTGGGTGGTGTAGAATCGCTATGTGGACATCCTGCCAGTATGACGCACGCTGCGATACCGCGCGAAGAACGTATCAAAAACGGCCTTGCCGATTCGCTGATTCGCCTGAGCGTAGGTATAGAAGATGCTGACGACCTGATAGAAGATCTGAAGAATGCAATAGGTTAA
- a CDS encoding glycosyltransferase family 39 protein — MNPAYNKADRWYNILFIVIAVAGITLRLYQHFCGRPLWEDEAHLALNFICFGYKDLSIPLDHYQVAPILFLYITETVTRIFGFSEVVLRSFPFFVSLLSYPLFYYVVQYLTKSRLSAIIAFSILTFNTVVIQYSSELKPYTIELSSYILLIYVLLSPHRFVTRNRYALLALTGSLAMLTANASHVVLACVGIYILVSGKYLKRVNGKFDKEVITNIAYMFGSWAFVFVLNFFTFIYKHPYSASMKLLWQEHFLPSDPFSSSFADFMSGLYDQAFFDSMLMFSKGWYFYYALAGLFVLALIYAVVKRNKEVVALVILPVVLHLVLSMLHLYPLYYRFYLYLLPALIILMSFGITAIVELLRKRIPFAFSLIPIAYVLYCTVVSSISHFKDTGRDIRPCLAYINAQPQDMQLLVTTPATLYEYYYRMGKATNGNVENTPWSLNPEQFYEFAAKQSTEYMLLCSTDGYADGYKSVIEEVKNKGLVTGECTYGTYTVLRLKPLP; from the coding sequence TTGAATCCTGCATACAACAAGGCGGATAGATGGTATAATATACTGTTCATCGTGATTGCGGTGGCGGGTATTACACTAAGGTTGTACCAGCATTTCTGTGGCAGGCCACTGTGGGAGGATGAAGCCCACCTGGCCTTGAATTTCATTTGTTTTGGCTATAAAGACCTCTCTATTCCGTTAGACCATTACCAGGTAGCACCTATCCTCTTTCTATATATTACCGAAACGGTTACACGTATTTTCGGTTTCAGCGAGGTGGTGTTGAGGAGTTTCCCATTCTTTGTGTCATTATTGTCCTACCCGCTGTTTTATTATGTGGTACAATATTTAACTAAAAGCCGGCTCAGCGCAATCATCGCATTTTCCATACTTACTTTCAACACTGTTGTTATACAGTATTCATCAGAGCTGAAACCATATACCATAGAGCTGTCATCTTATATACTGCTGATATATGTGCTGTTGTCGCCACACAGGTTTGTGACACGAAACAGGTATGCCCTGCTTGCGCTAACAGGTAGCCTGGCTATGCTTACAGCTAATGCTTCGCATGTTGTGCTGGCGTGTGTAGGTATATATATTCTTGTCAGTGGTAAGTATCTGAAGAGGGTAAACGGAAAGTTTGATAAAGAGGTGATAACTAATATCGCCTACATGTTTGGATCGTGGGCATTTGTATTTGTGTTGAACTTCTTTACGTTCATATACAAACATCCATATTCAGCATCTATGAAGTTGCTGTGGCAGGAACATTTTCTTCCATCCGACCCTTTCAGCTCATCGTTTGCTGATTTCATGAGCGGTCTGTACGACCAGGCTTTTTTTGATTCCATGCTCATGTTCAGTAAAGGCTGGTATTTCTATTATGCCCTTGCGGGTCTGTTTGTGTTGGCATTGATATATGCTGTAGTAAAACGAAACAAAGAGGTTGTTGCATTGGTTATATTACCTGTTGTATTGCACCTGGTGTTGTCAATGCTGCATTTGTACCCATTATATTACCGTTTCTACTTGTACTTGTTGCCCGCGCTTATTATCCTAATGTCGTTTGGTATTACAGCAATTGTTGAACTGTTACGAAAAAGAATACCTTTTGCTTTCTCATTGATACCCATTGCGTATGTTCTGTATTGTACGGTTGTGTCTTCCATCTCTCATTTTAAAGACACCGGACGCGATATAAGGCCATGCCTGGCTTATATCAATGCACAACCACAGGATATGCAACTGCTGGTAACAACGCCTGCTACTCTGTATGAATATTATTACAGGATGGGTAAAGCGACAAACGGTAACGTTGAGAATACACCGTGGTCATTAAACCCCGAACAATTTTATGAATTTGCTGCTAAGCAGAGTACAGAGTACATGTTACTATGTTCAACGGACGGTTATGCCGATGGGTATAAATCAGTAATTGAGGAGGTTAAAAACAAAGGGTTAGTAACCGGTGAATGTACTTATGGAACTTATACGGTACTTAGGTTGAAGCCTTTGCCATAA
- the ruvB gene encoding Holliday junction branch migration DNA helicase RuvB yields MSNTHIRPDDNLSPQDRDYENSIRPQSIEDFSGQPQLIENLRIFIKAANLRGEALDHILFHGPPGLGKTTLSRIVANELNVNIKETSGPVIEKPGDLAGLLTSLEERDVLFIDEIHRLSTVVEEYLYAAMEDFKIDIMIDTGPAARSVQLNINPFTLVGATTRSGLLTSPLLSRFGIKSRLEYYNKDILQQIILRSSSLLSVKTTSDAAMEIAGRSRGTPRIANGLLRRMRDFAQVLGNGVIDLGIVEHGLRALNVDSHGLDEMDNKILITLIDKFKGGPAGINNIATAVGEEAGTIEEVYEPFLIQEGFIMRTPRGREATEKAYKHLNRKQGGDGSLF; encoded by the coding sequence ATGAGCAACACTCACATACGGCCTGATGATAATCTGAGTCCACAGGACAGGGATTACGAGAACAGTATACGGCCGCAGTCAATCGAGGATTTTTCGGGTCAGCCGCAACTGATAGAGAACCTGCGCATATTTATCAAAGCAGCTAATCTGCGTGGTGAGGCGCTGGATCATATTTTGTTTCATGGCCCCCCGGGATTGGGAAAAACCACTTTGTCGCGAATTGTTGCCAACGAGCTGAATGTAAACATCAAAGAGACCAGTGGGCCGGTAATCGAAAAGCCGGGCGACCTGGCAGGTCTGCTTACCAGTCTTGAAGAAAGAGATGTGTTGTTCATTGATGAGATACACAGGCTGAGTACCGTGGTAGAAGAATACCTGTATGCAGCCATGGAGGATTTCAAAATAGATATCATGATAGATACAGGTCCCGCAGCCCGTTCTGTTCAGTTGAACATCAATCCTTTTACACTGGTAGGTGCTACTACACGCTCGGGATTGCTTACCTCTCCTTTGCTCAGCCGTTTTGGAATCAAGTCAAGGTTGGAGTACTACAACAAGGATATCCTGCAGCAGATCATACTGCGCTCCTCTTCCTTGTTAAGTGTTAAGACAACTTCTGACGCCGCTATGGAGATAGCAGGCCGCAGCAGGGGAACACCACGTATTGCCAACGGTCTGCTGCGCCGTATGCGCGACTTTGCACAGGTGCTGGGTAATGGTGTGATAGACCTCGGAATAGTAGAACATGGTCTGCGTGCGCTTAATGTAGACAGTCACGGACTGGATGAGATGGATAATAAGATACTCATCACGCTGATAGATAAATTCAAGGGGGGCCCTGCCGGTATCAACAATATAGCCACGGCAGTGGGTGAAGAAGCGGGTACTATCGAGGAGGTATATGAGCCATTCCTGATACAGGAAGGTTTTATTATGCGCACGCCTAGAGGTAGGGAAGCAACTGAAAAAGCATACAAGCACCTGAACAGGAAACAGGGAGGTGACGGTAGTTTATTTTAA